The following proteins are encoded in a genomic region of Triticum dicoccoides isolate Atlit2015 ecotype Zavitan chromosome 1B, WEW_v2.0, whole genome shotgun sequence:
- the LOC119309287 gene encoding uncharacterized protein LOC119309287, which produces MPAPRLIFYNTARDDGGVDEFDEGTWKYFSFKEQSLAALHRRLAEETRRQDFVVCRSPRERPGAVPRRPGPPSRQQPDGVRPRPGVLSCSGSLADGIVYDDCGPGPTVCTPFVRNYSSKK; this is translated from the exons ATGCCGGCGCCGCGGCTGATCTTCTACAACACGGCCAGGGACGACGGCGGCGTGGACGAGTTCGACGAGGGGACGTGGAAGTACTTCTCGTTCAAGGAGCAGAGCCTGGCGGCGCTGCACCGCAGGCTGGCGGAGGAGACCCGGCGCCAGGACTTCGTCGTCTGCCGAAGCCCGCGGGAGCGGCCCGGGGCTGTTCCCCGTCGTCCTGGACCTCCCTCCCGGCAACAGCCAGATGGAGTTCGTCCTCGTCCCGGCGTCCTCTCCTGCAG TGGCAGTCTGGCAGACGGTATTGTTTACGATGATTGTGGCCCGGGACCGACTGTATGTACCCCCTttgttcggaattactcgtccaagaaatga